TGATGCAAAACAAGAGATTGATATTCTAAAAAATGTGATCGAACAGTCCAAGAGTGATCACCAGAAATTGACTGCTGAGTGGGAGCAGAAGGAGCTTCATTTGACGAACAGTGTGAAGAAATCTGTAGAAGACAACTCTTCAATGAAAGGTGAAATAAACAGGCTAGTTAATTTGCTAAAAATGGCTGAGGTAGAAGCTTGTGCGGTAAAGGAGGAAGAAGAGCATTGGAAAGATACTTTCAAGGAAGCTGAATCCGAGATAATTTCCCTGAAGGATGTCCTTGGTCTGACGAAGGATGAGAGCATGAGATTGAAAGAGGTTTTGATGGACAGGGAAAATGAAATACAGAATATTCTGCAGAAGAACGAGGAACTACGAAATAGAGAAGCTGCTTCAGTGAAAAAGGCTGAGGAGTTATCTAAGTTACTTGAAGAAGCTTTGGCCAAGGAGCAAATTTCGGAAAATGGTGAGCTGACAGACAGTGAAAAAGATTATGACATGCTTCCGAAAGTAGTGGAATTTTTTGAACAAAATGGCACAGGAAATCTGAAGAAGCCAAATAAGAATTCAAATGACGAAGCTTCTGTCACAGAGAATTTGAACGGGAAACACATGGAAGATGACATGTCTGAAGAAGTCGATATTCAGATGTGGGAAAACTGCAAGATTGATGAAAAAGACCTTTCTCCCGAGGGAGAAACGGAACTTGAAGCCTTTGAGGATGAACCAGACTCAAAAGCTGATGGGTATGATCAAGTCAATGGTCTATCCTCTTTATCAGAAAACCTTGACAATGGCGGAAGCTCGCCATCAAAGCAGCAGAACCAAAAGAAGAAGAAGCCGTTGTTTCAAAAGTTTGGAGGTCTACTGAAGAAGAGGAGCCCTTCCAGCCACAAGTAGCATACCAGCCAACCATGGCTGGATTCTACATCACCACCGGAATGTATAATCTAATTTTTATTTCGATTTTTACCATATCTTGTGCCAGAGGTGTTCTAAATATGAGAAAGGTGTGAAGATTGCTTCATTATACAAACACTGTTTCGGCACAAACAGTGAATGCATGTGAGATTATTTTGTAACCTTGGGTTGTCgtgccattttctttaaattttagtTTAATATATGTTTTCCAACAAAATTACACAAATATATTCGATAACTTCTTTTTACAtgttttcataaacatactgtcGTGccattatattgatttataactTTGCTGTGCGTTCTGTGGGTGACAACTGTTGCACAACCAGGTTTCATAGAAGtttttctcctttttgattgatGGAACAAATATCGAGTAAAATTATACTTGATATCATTTATTTGTTAGGTTTATGCTCGTGTTGGGGACAAGttagatttaaaaaatataacagTCCAAGCCAATTTGACTCAGTGCCACCATACTCCATAGTGTCACAAATGTGAGAGACTCGGGAGAGTAAAGAAATATATAGAAcaaatttctttctttcttttttcatgAAAATTTGAACACTTGCCAGGGGCGTAACCTAGGctctataaaatttaaaatttatttttatgattcaAATTGAGTCCCAATAAAATTCTTAGGGCACCCACATTGGTGCATTAATGGGTGATTATTAGCGTCCATTAATGTTCATGCACCAATATGGGTGTAGAAGTTATTAATTTTGGGTGACATGGCAGCCAAAAAATTCATTAGAATGAACGGCATTATttcgcaaatagcgacggtttttcgtaAACAGTCGCAACTTGAAAAGCGTCGTTACTTGCGACTGTTTTTTAATGAAAGTCGCTACTTGCGATGGTTTtttaacaaccgtcgctatttacgacggtttttcaaaaaccatTGCTAATTAAAGCATGTTCGGAAGAAAATCTCCCGAACGGAATCACCAACGGCTCTTTTCAAACGGCAAAATTATTCACCAACGgcttactaaataaaataataataaaaaatcactATAAATACAAATCAATTTCTACAAATTTATTCATTCATCCAACACATTTCTACTCATCAACCATACTCAATATATATTCTCTACCATTCTCAAACTTCTATTTGTAGGTtcaatatttatttctttaatccTTATTTGTATACAATGTCTCATTCTTCGAGCAGCTCCAGCTCCAGCTCCAGCCCAACAAGCGAAGACGAAGTACAAGTTGAAGTTAATGACGAAATTTATGATCCGGGAGAAGAAATGATGTTATGCATGTTCGAACTAAGCAGAAAAGTACATGAATCTTCTGAAAGTAGTAACGATATTTGACGAAGAAGAAGGTTCATCCAAAGAAATCGTGAAGTCGGTCACTTGCGGCTCGTCAATGATTATTTTTCCGCCAGCCCAGTGTATCAAGATCATATATTTCGAAGAAGATTTCGTATGCGAAGAGAGTTTTTCCTTCACATTGTGAATGCACTTGAGGCCAATTCAATGTATTTTCAACTGAGGAACGATGCTGCTAGAAGGAAAGGATTGTCACTACTACAAAAATGCACAGCTGCTATACGTCAATTGGCTTATGGAGTCCCTGCCGACCATCTTGATGAGTACCTACGTATGGGGAAATCAACTGCCATCAAGTGTCTTTTCAAATTCTGCCAAAATGTGGTTGAAATATTTGGTGATCGATACCTGAGAAGGCCGAATGCTGATGATATTCAACGTCTTCTTCAAATGCACGAAGAGAAACACAAATTCCCTGGCATGTTGGGTAGCCTTGATTGTATGCACTGACAGTGGAAAAATTGTGCAGTTGCTTGGAAAGGGCAATTTACCAGAGGCCATGGATCGCCGACAATCGTACTTGAAGCAGTCGCATCTCAAGATCTGTAGATATGGCACGCATTCTTCGGGGTCGCGGGTTCACGTAATGATATTAACGTGTTGTACGAATCTCCCATATTCAACAATATCTTGCAAGGAAATGCCCCGGAGATCAATTTTACAGTTAATGGCACTCATTATACGAAGGGTTACTATCTAACGGATGAAATATATCCGGAATGGGCTACTTTCGTTAAGGCTTTTCTTTGTCCGGAAGATCTTAAAAGGAGATTGTTTAAGGAAAGACAAGAGTCTGCATGAAAAGATGTTGAACGGGCATTTGGAGTGCTCCAATCTAGATGTGCGATTGTTAGAGGTCCAGCTCGTTATTGGtacagaaaaaaattaaaatataataatttaacatgCATTATTTTGCACAACATGATTGTTGAGGATGAGGGGTGGAACGCGACAAATTGGTCTAACGACGAAGGTGACGAACCCGCACAACCTGTCCAGGGCTCAAACCAAGGATTTCATGATTATCTCCGTAGAAATTCCGAACTACGTGACTCTCAAGTACATCACCAACTTCGTGCCGACTTAGTTGAGCATATTTGGACAGAGTACAACAACAATTAGTGAAGTCAGTTTATTACAAATTTCAAAATGTTTGatttatatgttgtttttcattATATTCAACTGTTGTTTCTTATGTGTACGCTTTCAGTCAAATTTGTcataaagttttaaatttacatgaatgaaactcgtaaaataatcaataaaactATTAAACAGttgttttttcattttttaattaataatttaaataaaaaagttcaactttttcttcatttcttaataatattttaatgaatattggaattaagttattttaaaatgataatactatttatttttagtaatatttgttgtaaaattttaaaaatattagaaagatatcgaaataattaaaaataaaaaaatgagtaAGTGGACAGTGAGACTCATAAATAATGAAAGTTGATATTAAATGAATGGGAGTGTGTGTTAATAATGGGAAAATGTTAATGTAATGAATATGTGGCTCGTGGACTCCATAATttttgaggagatgaagagttATTAATATGGATTAATGAGAACGGATGCGGATGCCCACGTTATCACCGTTCCGACCAGATTCATaagaaataatatttattattttcactTTGAATCGATGTCacgaaaatttatttaagaatCAAGATTCAAGAAAGCCCTGGAGCAAGCAAACTTGAGTCGGAAGAAAAAGATAGACTTGGAGAGCTGCAGGGCGAAGCAAGAATGATCTGGGTTGCGCTGATATGCGGCATAATTCTTTTACTTTTGCTGAAGCCCTTCTTTTATGAAGAGGATAGTCTATTGGATCTCGACACTTCCAACGCCAGTGCCCTCTTCTCCGTCGCCAAAAGGTTCACCTTTTATTTCCTTCTGTTTTCTATGTTCTATTACGTGGAAACTACCCTTTATGATATCTGTGTTCCATAGGTTGGAAAAGCTGTATCGTGGAAGCAGAGTCTACCTTGGGCTCCAAATTCCAGACCCTGATTCCGCTTCTCGTCGGAATATTGATCTTGTTCTTGTCACGGATGAGTAATCGACCTTTCTTTTTTATCTTCCACCCAATCCCCCCCACCCCACCCCCCAAATGcttttttatatattgtttctTCTATTGCTATGTTGAGAAAATCTGTTTTAACGTTCGCTGCTTGTAGTTTTTATTCGATTTTTGAAAAGTGCTGAAAATTTGAAGGGTTGATGATTAACAGTCACGTTTTTATGGGTTCTGTGTTGCTTTGCTTGTAATGATCTGCAGAGAGGCGGTGGTGATTTCAGTAAAGAATGTATCGGGATTTATCTCCGTGGATAAGGATGGCAATTGGGTTTGCACCTCTGGTAAACACCATAAAACCGAGCTTATTCCAAACCCTGTAAGTCACTTCTTGTGTCTAGTTAAGAAATACTTAGTAGAATCCATTTGGTAGCAGAACCCTTTTACTAAGTGGTGAATCCAGAGTGAAACTTAAATTGGTTTTCTCGTATTAATATAtttcttttttcaaaaaatatatgtGCTGCTATCTTTTGCTGGGTGCCCATTTACTCTTCTTTTATGATTTATCTTTGAGACCTTATATTGATATCTTATGTTACTGCAACTTAGGTAGCTGAGAGCAAACAATTAGTTTCTATCTTAGAAGAATATCTTGAACAAAGGGGAGTTGCTCTTCCTGAAGATTATCTATGTTTTAAAGTCGTTTGCCCAAATCCAAAtttccggtaaggattctaTCTTTTCCTCCTTTTGCAGTGTTTGCAGTATTAGAGTCAATGTTTTTAGTTTGTTCTCCTCTGCCTCCTTCACGTAGACTGGAGTTGGATTATTCTTGGATGTTTGATATGATGTATCCATGTGGTGTGTTTCCGTTCATATTTATGCAATATCACAGTGAAAAAGATGTCTGATTGCTCTGCACCTTTGTTATattgtatatatttttatgcatactTTTGGAATAGTTGGTTGAAGCAAAGCTTCAGTGCATAGATATTAGGCACCATTTTAAATCGTATAGACATATTTATTCAATGCTTATGAACTTATCTCAGCCGACGTCAATACAGTAATTAATTATTGAGAATGCCTAGATGATCGTAGTTTCATAGTCCAGAGTATTTTATAGGAACTTGAGTTTGTGACTATTTATTGAACTGTATTATTACATTGGAATGCTCGTGCACGTTACTGATGATACACATGGAAAGGCCTGGTGAAAATGACTTCGGGCTTTGCATGTTTTTAGCTATGCCAAAGCAATAGGTCTAAGTGAAACTGTTTCTACCTATCTTTCAACTCTATGAATTTATCCTTGGTTATTATTGACCATTTTCCTTTATTTCCCTTGTTTACCAATCTTTATATTCTTCTTGCAGTTCCATCCATTCAGAGAGTTTTCCTCCCGAGATTATTACTTATGATCAGTGGACACAACTCAAACCCGAGAAAAAAGATGCGAGCTCTGGATGGCTAAAAGGTGCATTTCTGGGAGGAAAGAAGAAAAACCAAGAGTCGTTTAGTGAGAAGATTAACTCGGTGCTCAGCACTGCTCCGGTTTTGGATAGGTCCGTGGCAGTATGATCTGTGTTATATACTTCCTAATTATCGACCAGAATGTAAGATGAGGAAGAAGCATTTGCTGGTTTCAGGAAAATGCTAGTGGCTAACCAATTAGTCAGTGCCAAAGAAGTTAATTTATCGTGTTCATATCATGGAGCCTTTTGAAAAAACATCAAGGATCATGTCGAGTTTAGTTGTGCACCTTCACTTCTAAATATCCTGAAAGAAAATGCTAGTTAATTTATTAGAGGTTATTGATTTCAAAGATAAAGATCGCCTGAAGAATGATCTAGATGGGAGCTATAGTAATTTAAGCACGAGGAATGCTTTTGTGCTATGCTACTGTGTTTGcaatcacatatttctaacACTTTCCTCGATATTCTATGGTTATTGTTCGTTCTGGATTAAATCCTAACACTAGTCTACCTGTTTTTATTTCTGTGTGAacattttaatttgttaaattcACTATGTctagttgtgttttgatatcATTGATTGTAAAAGTCACTCCAATGAAATTCAGATTAGAGCTTAAAGGGAACAAATATATTCTTGGTGAGTTTCTTGAATTCAAAGGAAAACGAGATGATATTCATGCAATGAGAGAGATCAAGAGATCTAAAGTCAGTCACCTTACTATCCAGAAGATAAGCATGTTCGGTTTTGGTAAGAAATGAATTATTCAAGTATTCAAGTACTTTACTGCGAAAGTGATCTTATTCATGCTTGTGGTTTAACAATTCATTTTGCAACTGATGCAGCCCATTCAACGCTCCAACTTTTGTATGCACCTCGTGATTATCGTAGCGATGGACCTTCTTCGTCGTCACAGTGGAAAGAATTAACTGTCAGTTCAAGCATAGAAGTTGTATTTCAACCCCAGAACTCCACTAAAGTGCGCAAGTATAAGTTGTCTAAAGTTACTTCCATGTCACTCAGTGCCTGACTATAATCAGTAAACAGTTTTCAAGCTACAATCACTGTGTATAAATACGCTTACCTTGATATCCATGCTAGATAGAAATGGGAGAGTTGATGATTTTACCAGTTGCCACATTGTTCATGTGGTGAGAGGATCTATTTAATATCTATTTCGTTTTCTTGAATGGAtagaatttatataatttttaaaaattattcatttgaTCATCCCAGTTATGTCCCTGGATGAAGTTGCTTGCTAATGGTATCCAGTTTTTTCATGAGATATATTTAGTATAAAATTCGTTTTCTAAACTTCCATACCATAAATTTCGCCTGACATATGTATGATAGTGATTTAGCAATTAAGCACATTATATTGACGTTTATATATCATTATGTATTTACCTCAGATTTTATAGTAATTTGAgtttaaaaaaatgttatattatctttattttttaaatatattatcaatttttttCCCATCGAGTCAAGTGTTTGCTTGCTTAATTAGAAAGGATGACATATCTTAGGAAACCATGAATGAAATATAAATTcgttataaaaaaattttaagttggttttttgtgagatggtttcacgaatctttatttgtgagacgagtcaaacctatcgatattcacaataaaaagtaatactcttagcataaaaagtaatatttttttttatggttGACTCAGATAAAATATTCTTTTAACAAAATACGATATATGAGATCATCTTGtataagtttttgccaataaTTTTACGGACAATAAAGTAAATATGTAAACGTTTCCTTGAGTTAGGAAGCTCTATGGGTTGTTAAGAAATTCCCCACTTtcctttgttttttttaaaaaaacaaaaaaaaattccttaCTTATTATTTTTTGACATCTTACTTTATATCAAATGCTTATTTAACACCTAATGCAATAATCATTATATATAATCTAAAACTAATAAATCCTACTACtactttttttatttatctataactgaaatttttaaataatcatgtataaaataaaaactattaTAAAAAGTTTTTATCATAATATTAgatttttttacaaatttataTAGTAtagaaaatttattatttattttcgcattatttataacaaatataaaactCAGTTAGATTATCTAGATGGTCAAGATATATTATGAAAAAATTagatattgtttaattaataatttaattttataatactAAATTAATTTGCCTATTTAATCGGTTacatataaaattataattataattattataataacataaTAGAAAAGTAAAGAGAATCTCTGGTCAGAGGGAGAGAGTCGTCTCAGTTCTCTGACGAACACGCAAAGCTCTGTTTCGGCTCTTGCGTTGCATCTATCCGGTACGATTTCGAATGCCGTATGATCGCTACTCCGTGTTCCTTTCCTGATTTCCTGCTTAATTTTTTAAGCTTTTGTTTTGAATTTGTTTGATTGCCTGATCACTTGCCTAGCGGCTTCTTAATTTACCCGTCAACTGTGTCTTTTACGTTGTTTGACATACGTTGATTTGTAGTTTGGTATTAGATATTTGTGgggatctttttttttttagatataTGCGATTAGTGTCTTTCGCAGAAATTATATCGATTATTTAAGCCTTGGTTGTATTCAACTTGCGAAAAGACTTCAGTTTTACATTTGCGGTGACCATTATGAGCTAGTGTGGCGGCTTCAGGGTCTTTATCTGTTTAATTTGAGATATTGAATTTGTCAATGCAAGATCTTTTTAGGGTTTTCGCCTTTGGTTTTCtattaacttttttttaaaacaggTTTTCTACTTTTGTAGCATAACGGTTGAAAGCATTCAGTTCTTCGTTGGTTTTTACTGAAAAGATGAGCGACAATTTGATGGATAAAGTCAATGCCTTTGGCGAGCGCTTGAAGATTGGAGGCAGCGACTTGGGGCTGAAGCTTAGTGCTGGTGTGAGCACCGTGGGTTCCAAGATGAAGGAACTTTTCCAAGGCTCAAACCAGGCAGACAAGCTTGTAGAGGAAGCCACAGCTGAAACTTTGGAAGGGCCTGATTGGGCTACAAATCTTGAACTCTGTGACATGATCAACCACGACAGGATTAACAGTATTGAATTGATACGTGGAATAAAGAAAAGAATCACGTTAAAGATCCCGATGATTCAGTATTTGGCTCTGGTTTTGCTTGAAACTATTGTGAAGAATTGCGAGAAAGCCTTCTCTGAGGTTGCAGCTGAGAGGGTTCTGGATGAGATTGTGAAGTTGATTGATGACCCTCAGACTGTGGTTAATAACAGGAACAAGGCCCTTATGCTGATTGAGTCATGGGGGGAATCCTCAAATGAGCTTCGCTACTTGCCTGTTTATGAAGAGACGTACAAGGTAACACTGAAGTTGAAATGGGAGTGAGCGATGGAAAAATACCTCCCCCATTTTTTTATGTGTAAATTTTTTCGTAcccatataattaatatttggATTTGTTTTCTGTTTGTCAATTATCACAACCTTTTAACAGTTTCCTTAATGATTGATGCATGATGTAATTATTCATGCATGCAAGTACAATAAGACAACTTAACCAAGTCATCTGATCCCTACCAAGTCATCTGATCccttttatatcattcatggaTTGGATGAATTATTGTTGCTGGAAGTTTTCTCATTTATTGTGTATGTACCACTTTTCTTTATGAAACCATGCTTAGTTACCTTGTTTATGTCAGCTACTACTATTCAGATGACGCTGTCACTGGAATTTATCTCTTGAAAATATGTTTTGATGTATTAGACCATACTTCTTCCCATTTCAGAGTTTGAAATCAAGAGGAATACGTTTTCCTGGTCGCGATGATGAGAGCCTGGCTCCTATATTTACTCCTCCAAGATCTGTATCGGCTTCAGAATCAAATGCTGCTCTGTCACAACAACATGATGTTATCCCTGCACGAAGCTTTTCAGCTGAGCAAACAAAGGAAGCCTTCGATGTAGCTAGGAATAGTATAGAGCTGCTAGGCACTGTCTTATCATCTTCACCACAACAAGATGCTCTGCAGGTTTGCTTTGGTTTTTTGAAGTCTAATTTTACATGTGAAGTTATCTTATTCTTATGGGTGCATTAAAGctcattttcttattttttactGCCCTTTTTCTCTCATCAAttcaaattaatttttgagaatGCGATCCGAACTCGTTTCTTTGCTAAGTTCTCTACATTCACCATTCAGCCACGGAAAAATTGGTGAATCACATCCTTGCTTGTTCTGTTACCTTACTATTCATTTAGAAAAAAATCATATTGAATGCCATCAGAATCGAGATTCTAAATCATCAGGCTACTTCTTCTGAAGTTTGTGGGATTTGATCTTAATTTTTGTCGTGTTATATGAGTCATAGTTGCCTTTTGCCATTGATGAAAGGAACAGTTTGTTGACCTTATTCAGTAAGATCTCTCTTACCATAAATAAGAATTATATTTGAGAAAATTAGAGAGGTTTATTTAGTGCATCCAATTAAAAATGTCAATGTCAGGTCCAAGAAAGAGGTTTACATTCTTCCTTACCCAAGTTTTTGTTTTCCGTCATTTTGACCTAGGAAGTAATTGCGTTTATATTTCAGGCTATTTTCATGTTTGTGAAATTTTAAGGTTTTTAGTTGCAATCCAAATTCTCTGCTGTTCTTTTCATGCCGGAACGCACTACAATGGAATTTGTCAAATTTGAGGGGGGACGTTGGGCTTGTGAGATAGAAGAGTAAATAGTGTGCAAACTGACTGAGGCACCGATCGTTTCCGATGATTGGCCGAATAATTTCATATTTTCCATTCGACACTTTCTCTCTTTGttctttattattttttggAGAAATGTTGGGATTGCTCAACAAGtcgatttattttatttttccaacAATTTTAGTTTTCCAATGCTGCCTTAGTTTGAAGGCTCACTTTGGTTTTCCTCGTGCTTTAAATTTGTTGCAGGATGATTTGACCATAACACTTCTACACCAGTGTCGCGAGTCACAATACACTGTTCAGAGCATAATAGAGTCGTCCGGGGATAATGAGGCCCTCCTTTTTGAAGCACTGAACGTGAATGACGAGATTCAAAAAGTTCTATCCAAGTATGAGGACATGAAAAAACCTTTGGTGGTTCCACAGGAACCCGAACCTGCTATGATACCTGTTGCTGTAGAGCCTGACGACTCACCCCGTGTGGGAGGCGGCAAAGAAGAATCCTTGGTCCGAAAATCATCCGGGATACGGTCTGGAAGCCATGGAGGAGCTAACAACGATGAAATGATGAATGATCTGGATGAGATGATATTTGGTAAGAAATCCGGTGGCACTTCGGAAACAGCGCATGATATAAAGAGAAAGCAGACGCCGAAAGATGATTTGATTACCTTTTGAGTACTATGCTTCATGTACTTATATTCACCCCCCGACTGTCTCGATTTCTGGACTCAAACATACTCGAGAAAAAGAAACGCAATTGCGTTGTTCCTAtcattttgaaatttggatactGGTACATTCATGCTCGTggcagatatatatatatattatatatatatataatagtacTTACCTGTTGTTTCACGGGTATACGTTAATCGGCTCTTTGTTCGTGGAATGGGGGAGGCAGTATTCATTGTCGGAGATTTGATACAATTATATTTGATCGAGGTTTTATATTTTAGTTTATTAAGGTCAAGGACGTGCAacgcattattattattatttgtgtaTAATAATTTGGTGTTTTCTTAGTTGTTTGTGACATGCCAAGTTGTCGTGTGGAATGCGGTGATGGCCCCTTCCTCGCAGTTGCAACCCACGAATCACCCACTTATGTCGATTCCATTTCAATTTTTTATCCTTATATTTCCAATTTCTCAGCTGGCATTGATAAGAAATTTAAGCATGAAAAccaaatatttttctttgaaataaaAGTTTTGTCGATATGGCTCGATATTCACCTATGATATTTTAAGATTGGAATCGTGTAAAAAGTAAGGATTTGTaattacttattattattattattactatttttTCATAATGTGAGAACTTAATGTCGTCATCTTTCGATGTGTACTGGATAATTTATCGGATTAACGCAATAATTTGCAAATCAAGAGAAAATTCTATACGACAGGCTTGAATACATCACGAACTCGCACACCGAGgagctatttatttatttatttattgcaaaCGTGACTGGTGTTCATACTTCTTTTGAAGATGTAATTGAGCAATGAAACAGTGGAGAATTTTCCAGATATGGTTAAAGAATTTTACTCATAGTAAAATGTAGTGATCCCATACAAATGGGATTTTCAGTAAAACTAATGACGTGGTTTTTTGACTCGATCGTATCCAAGTAATAAGGAAAAGAAGATGGTGGAGATATTGAGTAAATCTTGTCCGAAAATATTTCCGTGTATAAAAATTTGAGCTCATTCGGTGAATTTTTCGTTCCCAGCCTGTCAACTACGTTACGGACGCGCATTCAGCCATATGATGTATAAGTATTGCATGCTAGGCATAGTAGCACATATGTACATATTTTGTATACAGAGAGAGTTAGAGAGACAGGAAATACAGCTACTTCGTTCTCAAATAGAGGGGAGTACAGAGAGAGGAGAAATGGAGAGATGGGGGCAGTAGAATTCAGCTTCGCTCCGGCTCCTTTACATTTTGAGTTGTATTTAAAGAAAATCTCAGGTATATATGATTTCATCATTTTCAAGTATTTACCATTTGTAAATACAAGCTTGGTTTAGCAAATCTCTCACGCAATTGTATTTGTTCAATTTATATCACGGCCTGTTCAATGGTTTTAGGTAAATTCATAAAGAAAAATTCAAGTACTTTATAAGATGTTAATGGCTTTTTCGAAAGCTTTTTAAAAGATCTGGTGATTGTGGTACGAGATTGTTTGATAATGTATGCGGATCATGAGTATCTTGATTGCTTTAAATGAGTccatttaaagttttaaacttgGTCAATGGTATTGAATGATTATCTGTTCTGGTTTGAATTGTTGGTGTGCCTGCAATTTAACATGTCAGCTTGAACTTTGATACGCCTTTAACTATGGCTATTGAACTTTATTGCAGATCTGTTTGTATTAATTCTTCAGGTTTAAACGGCACATTCTTGATTTAATCTTGGAAATTAATGGCATCCAAGTCATTTAAGGCCAGCAGGTCGAATCTATCGACGTCATCTGACTTGCTCGATTCACAGAACGGCAAACCGCCATTGCCTCCACATGTTACTTTTGCTCGGAGAACCTCATCTGGTCGATATACTAGCTACTCAAGGGATGATCTTGATAGTGAACTTAGTAGCAGTGATTTTATTAATTACACGGTACACATGCCGCCAACACCAGACAACCAGCCTAGTAATCCTGCCTCAcagaaaattgaagaacaatATGTCTCTAGTTCACTCTTCACCGGTGGATATAACAGCATTACACGGGCTCATTTGATGGATAAGGTCATCGAAGCT
This is a stretch of genomic DNA from Primulina eburnea isolate SZY01 chromosome 11, ASM2296580v1, whole genome shotgun sequence. It encodes these proteins:
- the LOC140804494 gene encoding uncharacterized protein, yielding MRREFFLHIVNALEANSMYFQLRNDAARRKGLSLLQKCTAAIRQLAYGVPADHLDEYLRMGKSTAIKCLFKFCQNVVEIFGDRYLRRPNADDIQRLLQMHEEKHKFPGMLGSLDCMH
- the LOC140805192 gene encoding uncharacterized protein encodes the protein MIWVALICGIILLLLLKPFFYEEDSLLDLDTSNASALFSVAKRLEKLYRGSRVYLGLQIPDPDSASRRNIDLVLVTDEEAVVISVKNVSGFISVDKDGNWVCTSGKHHKTELIPNPVAESKQLVSILEEYLEQRGVALPEDYLCFKVVCPNPNFRSIHSESFPPEIITYDQWTQLKPEKKDASSGWLKGAFLGGKKKNQESFSEKINSVLSTAPVLDRLELKGNKYILGEFLEFKGKRDDIHAMREIKRSKVSHLTIQKISMFGFAHSTLQLLYAPRDYRSDGPSSSSQWKELTVSSSIEVVFQPQNSTKVRKYKLSKVTSMSLSA
- the LOC140804673 gene encoding TOM1-like protein 1 — protein: MSDNLMDKVNAFGERLKIGGSDLGLKLSAGVSTVGSKMKELFQGSNQADKLVEEATAETLEGPDWATNLELCDMINHDRINSIELIRGIKKRITLKIPMIQYLALVLLETIVKNCEKAFSEVAAERVLDEIVKLIDDPQTVVNNRNKALMLIESWGESSNELRYLPVYEETYKSLKSRGIRFPGRDDESLAPIFTPPRSVSASESNAALSQQHDVIPARSFSAEQTKEAFDVARNSIELLGTVLSSSPQQDALQDDLTITLLHQCRESQYTVQSIIESSGDNEALLFEALNVNDEIQKVLSKYEDMKKPLVVPQEPEPAMIPVAVEPDDSPRVGGGKEESLVRKSSGIRSGSHGGANNDEMMNDLDEMIFGKKSGGTSETAHDIKRKQTPKDDLITF